A single window of Metallosphaera hakonensis JCM 8857 = DSM 7519 DNA harbors:
- a CDS encoding digeranylgeranylglycerophospholipid reductase, protein MKQVTYDVLIIGGGFAGSTAAWHLANKGLKILLIDSKPWSRIGDKPCGDAVSKEHFDNLGMPYPEGEQLEQRIEGIKLYSPDMSTEWTVKGEGFEINAPAYTQRILGEARDRGVEVMDMTTAMKPILEDGFVRGAVIFDRRKEEQIEVRSRMVIEATGYSRSFRSKLPQEIPVSEDMDEKDTDIAYREVAYTRDEIADPGYLKIFINQTTSPGGYWWYFPKGRDKVNIGLGIQGGMGYPSIYTYYEKFWKDYGADIDRNRMIVKGGALVPTRRPLDTLVWNGIIVIGDSGYTANPVHGGGKGSAMISGFCAARSTLNAFEKGDFSSISLWETNICYNERYGAKQASLELFRRFLQKLSDDDINYGMRKKVIREEDLLEASTTGDLQLSVADKAMRVIAGLGKPSLLYKLKNVAQYMKDVKGMYRNYPSSPDQLQRWRADVKQLILEFDKVISK, encoded by the coding sequence TTGAAACAAGTTACATATGATGTGTTAATAATTGGTGGAGGATTTGCTGGATCCACTGCAGCTTGGCACTTGGCCAATAAGGGGTTAAAGATACTCCTGATCGATAGTAAACCATGGAGTAGAATAGGGGACAAGCCATGCGGTGATGCGGTGAGTAAGGAGCACTTTGACAACTTAGGTATGCCCTATCCAGAAGGCGAGCAGTTGGAACAGCGCATAGAGGGAATCAAGTTGTACAGTCCGGACATGTCGACGGAGTGGACTGTGAAAGGGGAAGGCTTCGAAATAAATGCCCCAGCATACACCCAGAGGATATTGGGTGAGGCTAGGGATAGAGGGGTAGAAGTAATGGACATGACTACCGCAATGAAGCCTATTCTGGAAGACGGCTTCGTGAGGGGAGCAGTGATATTTGATAGGAGAAAAGAGGAGCAAATCGAAGTAAGAAGCAGAATGGTCATTGAGGCTACGGGTTACTCAAGGAGCTTTAGGAGCAAACTTCCCCAAGAGATACCAGTTTCAGAGGACATGGATGAGAAGGATACGGATATAGCCTATAGGGAAGTCGCTTACACCAGAGACGAGATAGCGGATCCAGGCTACTTGAAGATATTCATTAATCAAACGACCTCTCCAGGAGGTTATTGGTGGTACTTCCCAAAGGGAAGAGACAAGGTGAATATAGGACTTGGTATACAGGGGGGTATGGGATATCCAAGTATATACACCTATTACGAGAAATTCTGGAAAGATTACGGTGCTGATATAGACAGGAACAGAATGATAGTAAAAGGTGGGGCTCTTGTTCCCACAAGGAGGCCGCTGGATACCCTGGTCTGGAACGGCATAATTGTAATAGGTGACTCTGGTTACACTGCAAACCCAGTTCACGGTGGAGGTAAGGGATCAGCGATGATATCGGGCTTCTGCGCAGCAAGGTCCACACTTAATGCCTTTGAGAAGGGAGACTTCTCTTCTATATCGCTCTGGGAAACCAACATTTGCTACAACGAGAGATATGGGGCGAAGCAGGCTAGCCTTGAACTCTTTAGAAGGTTCCTGCAAAAGCTAAGCGACGATGATATAAACTACGGAATGAGGAAAAAGGTCATAAGAGAGGAAGATCTTCTCGAGGCCAGCACCACTGGTGATCTACAGCTCTCTGTTGCAGATAAGGCGATGAGAGTTATAGCTGGACTAGGAAAGCCTTCACTTCTGTATAAGCTGAAAAACGTGGCCCAATACATGAAGGATGTAAAGGGTATGTACAGGAATTATCCATCCAGTCCAGATCAGCTCCAAAGATGGAGGGCCGATGTGAAACAGCTAATTTTAGAGTTTGATAAGGTAATCTCCAAGTAA
- a CDS encoding DUF5751 family protein, whose protein sequence is MDVESKSVDLRNKSLFVLVQVREDTLTEIFRKIMKDARTLGFRKIFINVVSQLPHWQVLANAREAILDNIDLGLVVYTWRPDETKKILEKVTELGADGIMTYCDEESKFAMSKLMGNLPSSIKIGIVKDNCK, encoded by the coding sequence ATGGATGTTGAAAGCAAGTCAGTCGACTTAAGAAATAAATCGCTTTTTGTTCTAGTACAGGTTAGAGAAGACACCTTAACCGAGATTTTCAGGAAGATTATGAAAGATGCCAGAACCTTAGGTTTCCGAAAGATATTCATCAACGTTGTTTCTCAACTTCCTCACTGGCAGGTGCTCGCTAACGCTAGGGAGGCAATTCTTGATAACATTGATCTCGGTCTGGTGGTCTACACTTGGAGGCCTGATGAAACCAAGAAAATCCTTGAGAAGGTAACTGAGCTTGGGGCCGATGGGATTATGACTTACTGTGATGAGGAAAGCAAATTCGCTATGTCAAAACTAATGGGTAATCTACCTAGCTCGATAAAAATAGGAATAGTAAAGGACAATTGTAAGTAG
- a CDS encoding metallophosphoesterase family protein, whose translation MKILILSNIRFPEPHIESVLSNVIKKEEPETIVLNGDTTQCYWDYECPRVIDVLYVIRSIAPWAQLVYIQGDMDPHALKCIMAEPRYREEIIGTTMYIADASSIKYYIIHGHQGDIDQLRKTVGAGPWDWLVIGQHKRLEVDKLARVIYAGGVTREFPPETRGYVVITDSSHYTRSITH comes from the coding sequence ATGAAGATCCTTATTCTAAGTAACATCAGGTTCCCAGAACCACATATTGAGAGCGTACTATCCAATGTCATAAAAAAAGAGGAGCCAGAGACCATAGTTCTCAATGGAGATACTACCCAGTGTTACTGGGATTACGAGTGCCCAAGGGTTATAGACGTCCTGTACGTAATTAGGAGCATAGCACCGTGGGCCCAACTTGTGTATATTCAGGGGGATATGGATCCTCACGCTCTGAAGTGTATAATGGCAGAGCCCAGATACAGGGAGGAGATTATAGGGACAACGATGTATATAGCTGATGCTTCTTCCATTAAGTACTACATAATTCACGGTCATCAGGGGGATATCGATCAATTGAGAAAAACGGTGGGCGCGGGGCCCTGGGATTGGCTCGTGATTGGACAACATAAAAGGCTGGAGGTGGATAAGCTTGCGAGGGTAATTTATGCTGGCGGGGTGACCAGGGAGTTCCCACCGGAGACGAGGGGGTATGTTGTAATAACTGATTCCTCCCACTACACGAGGAGCATTACCCACTAA
- a CDS encoding isoaspartyl peptidase/L-asparaginase, producing MKYTPPMLLIHGGAGSWRSTDKEKAVKVLRESLERGYLEFRRGSSLEAVVEAVATMEDSGIFNAGRGSVRNSEEGVEMDAGVMYGSTLSVGSVASIRTRNPIKKAYEVLKQGKHVLMVRTIWEEVLTSGSAPSGDTVGAVALDEQGNLSAGTSTGGIKGKLPGRVGDSPIPGAGFYATSRIAVSSTGIGELILKFLPAKEIDILRAMGYPLEDSVRAVISKFTETFGKDNLGLIALDHLGFASALFNTSAMPRGIRWSNGIKVLFDEDDPI from the coding sequence ATGAAATACACCCCACCGATGTTACTTATTCACGGAGGAGCAGGATCATGGAGGAGCACGGATAAGGAAAAGGCAGTTAAGGTACTAAGAGAGTCACTGGAGAGGGGATACCTGGAGTTCAGAAGGGGAAGTTCCCTTGAGGCAGTGGTCGAGGCTGTGGCCACAATGGAGGATAGCGGGATCTTTAATGCTGGGAGGGGAAGCGTTAGGAACTCCGAGGAGGGAGTTGAGATGGATGCAGGGGTAATGTACGGGAGTACATTATCTGTGGGATCTGTGGCTTCGATTAGGACAAGGAACCCAATTAAGAAGGCCTATGAAGTTTTGAAACAGGGTAAACACGTGCTCATGGTCAGGACTATCTGGGAGGAAGTGCTCACATCGGGCAGTGCACCTTCTGGTGATACCGTTGGAGCGGTGGCACTGGACGAGCAGGGTAATCTCTCTGCCGGAACTAGCACCGGTGGGATCAAGGGTAAGTTACCTGGACGCGTGGGCGATTCCCCCATTCCAGGGGCGGGATTCTATGCCACCTCTCGAATAGCAGTCTCTAGTACAGGGATAGGTGAGTTGATCTTGAAGTTCCTTCCAGCTAAGGAAATAGATATCCTGAGAGCAATGGGATATCCGCTTGAGGATTCTGTTAGGGCAGTGATTAGCAAGTTCACAGAGACCTTCGGTAAGGACAACCTAGGGCTAATTGCTTTGGATCACCTAGGATTCGCCTCAGCATTATTTAATACCAGCGCTATGCCAAGAGGAATTAGGTGGAGTAATGGAATTAAGGTGCTCTTTGACGAGGATGATCCCATATGA
- a CDS encoding NAD(P)/FAD-dependent oxidoreductase has protein sequence MKLAVVGGGPAGISLGWFLKGTKIESTVYEGLDDVGKKPCAWGVLRGIENYVDIPKETIYSKIRGFRIFLDNKLISEVRDEETLGYIVDKPLFLRKLGEKIDLRLNSKVVLDHGKLLVNGKPEEADKVILATGHYSLSKDVTIPALQYITDLNYDPEMVDMYFYSDLLGYGWIFPDPKGAKIGVGGYASVEFIREKMKTITSGRILTQHGARVADYGVFEDRLNGSYIGEALGTVYAVTGEGIRPSIVSSKIMADALLEDKDFGKEFRKSKLHWTLQVHASVIKRAKESNSVRGLERVLLRADPKLVVKFAMGDFGKLDLIKLFGSAIL, from the coding sequence ATGAAGCTGGCAGTTGTGGGGGGAGGGCCCGCCGGAATCTCTCTGGGATGGTTTCTCAAGGGCACTAAAATAGAGTCCACGGTATATGAGGGTTTAGACGATGTAGGGAAGAAACCTTGCGCCTGGGGTGTATTACGCGGAATAGAGAACTATGTAGACATACCAAAAGAGACCATATACAGTAAGATAAGGGGATTTAGGATATTTCTGGACAATAAGTTAATTTCTGAGGTTAGGGACGAGGAAACCCTAGGATATATTGTGGATAAACCCCTCTTCCTTAGGAAACTTGGGGAGAAGATAGATCTAAGGCTTAACTCCAAGGTTGTACTAGACCACGGGAAACTTTTAGTGAACGGGAAACCGGAGGAGGCGGATAAGGTGATCCTTGCCACCGGTCATTACTCTCTATCTAAGGACGTTACGATCCCCGCACTCCAGTACATAACGGACCTTAATTACGACCCTGAAATGGTGGACATGTACTTCTATTCCGACCTCTTGGGGTATGGGTGGATCTTTCCAGATCCCAAGGGAGCCAAGATAGGTGTAGGAGGATATGCGAGCGTAGAATTCATCAGGGAGAAAATGAAGACCATCACGTCCGGTAGAATTTTAACTCAACACGGGGCGAGAGTGGCAGACTACGGGGTATTTGAGGATAGACTCAACGGTTCGTACATAGGGGAGGCTCTGGGCACAGTTTATGCAGTTACCGGAGAGGGCATTCGACCTTCCATAGTTTCTTCCAAAATCATGGCAGACGCCCTGCTGGAGGACAAGGACTTCGGTAAGGAATTCAGGAAAAGCAAGTTGCATTGGACCCTTCAGGTTCATGCTTCAGTAATAAAGAGAGCCAAGGAATCCAACTCCGTGAGAGGGCTGGAGAGAGTATTACTTAGGGCTGATCCCAAGCTTGTTGTCAAGTTCGCGATGGGTGATTTTGGGAAATTAGATCTTATTAAACTGTTTGGGAGTGCTATATTATGA
- a CDS encoding Lrp/AsnC family transcriptional regulator: MTEYYYLDNVDRKILNILQKDSRTPFSRLAKMLDLSESTIHMRVKRLVKEGVIKNFGIEIDLDRIGLNVLAFILIKAEPKKYEDILRKLEEMKEIYDIYDVTGEYYALLKVRVRSREDLAKVLDYIGKLEGVTSTYTMVALRTIKEKKNLDE, translated from the coding sequence ATGACAGAATATTATTATCTAGATAACGTTGATAGGAAGATCCTCAATATCTTGCAAAAGGACTCTAGAACTCCCTTCTCCAGGTTAGCGAAGATGCTTGACCTAAGCGAGTCCACGATACACATGAGAGTAAAGAGGCTGGTTAAGGAGGGAGTAATTAAGAATTTCGGTATAGAGATAGACTTAGACCGTATCGGTCTAAACGTTCTGGCTTTCATTCTGATTAAGGCAGAACCTAAGAAGTATGAGGATATCCTGAGGAAGTTAGAGGAGATGAAGGAAATCTACGATATCTATGACGTAACCGGCGAGTACTATGCCCTACTTAAGGTGAGAGTCAGGTCTAGGGAAGACCTGGCAAAAGTCCTTGACTACATTGGGAAACTTGAAGGTGTCACATCCACGTATACCATGGTTGCATTGAGAACCATAAAGGAGAAGAAGAATCTAGACGAGTGA
- a CDS encoding S-methyl-5'-thioadenosine phosphorylase, translated as MSSQNRAQIGVIGGSGLYDPDIFLNRREIKVFTPYGETSDLITLGEMEGKSVAFLPRHGRRHRIPPHKINYRANMWALKELGVKWVISVSAVGSLNLQYKPGDFVVPDQFIDMTKGRQYTFYDGPVVAHVSMAEPFCNSLRKIVIESAERLKITTHPKGTYICIEGPRFSTKAESIVWKEVFKADVIGMTLVPEVNLACEAEMCYSTIAMVTDYDVFAEIPVTAEEVTKVMSENTSKAKNLLREIIRSLPEKPDERECSCCHSLKTALV; from the coding sequence ATGAGCTCTCAAAATAGGGCCCAGATAGGAGTCATTGGCGGTTCCGGACTTTATGATCCAGATATCTTCTTGAATAGAAGAGAGATTAAGGTGTTCACTCCATATGGCGAAACCAGCGATTTAATAACTTTAGGTGAGATGGAAGGCAAATCCGTTGCTTTCCTTCCACGACACGGAAGAAGACATAGAATTCCACCCCACAAGATAAATTACAGGGCAAACATGTGGGCCCTGAAGGAACTAGGGGTGAAATGGGTGATTTCGGTTTCCGCTGTGGGGAGCCTTAATCTACAGTATAAGCCTGGAGACTTCGTTGTACCAGATCAATTCATAGACATGACAAAGGGCAGACAATATACCTTTTATGACGGCCCAGTGGTGGCTCACGTCTCCATGGCCGAGCCCTTCTGCAACTCATTGAGGAAAATAGTAATCGAGAGTGCCGAGAGACTTAAGATAACTACTCATCCGAAGGGAACATACATTTGCATAGAGGGGCCGAGGTTCTCTACCAAGGCAGAGAGCATTGTATGGAAGGAGGTATTTAAGGCAGACGTCATTGGAATGACCTTAGTACCTGAGGTGAACCTAGCATGTGAAGCTGAAATGTGCTACTCCACCATAGCTATGGTCACGGACTATGACGTGTTTGCAGAGATTCCAGTTACCGCTGAGGAAGTAACAAAGGTCATGTCAGAGAACACATCCAAGGCCAAGAACCTTTTAAGGGAAATCATCAGGTCTTTGCCAGAGAAACCTGACGAAAGAGAGTGTTCCTGTTGTCACTCCCTGAAGACAGCTCTAGTGTGA
- the gdS-2 gene encoding hexaprenyl pyrophosphate synthase: MDLMEFWFRSRSVIDDLVEKFLRESRDWEVMEMSKYIMRDGKRFRGTLMFLFNGALGGEEKEAYPGALATEILHSASLALDDIVDYDEIRRGMKAAWAVYTNRKVIFVSNYLIPTALNVISVYGDKALRISVDLWKDTAVGALKDMYGKDEDYIRTVELKTASLFKLPAMLSSFSSGQSQYLDTLMEAGKDLGVIYQVIDDYVDCVTQEKEKLVGSAKQLYNLTSGKYESFVRLKYSEYKTHYEGLLNSLPLKEEYRDQLIALPDFLAFGLMGEAGIKNKIF, encoded by the coding sequence TTGGATCTAATGGAGTTTTGGTTTAGGAGCAGGTCCGTTATAGATGATTTGGTGGAGAAATTTCTGAGGGAGTCCAGAGACTGGGAAGTCATGGAAATGTCCAAGTACATCATGAGAGATGGAAAGAGATTCAGGGGGACCCTTATGTTTCTATTCAATGGAGCCCTCGGAGGCGAGGAGAAGGAAGCTTATCCTGGGGCTCTAGCCACTGAAATACTGCATTCTGCGTCCTTAGCGCTGGACGATATAGTTGATTACGACGAAATAAGAAGGGGAATGAAGGCTGCTTGGGCCGTTTACACTAACAGGAAAGTGATATTTGTCTCCAATTATCTCATTCCAACGGCCCTTAACGTGATATCGGTCTATGGGGATAAGGCCCTAAGAATCAGTGTGGATCTATGGAAGGATACGGCCGTAGGGGCCCTCAAAGACATGTACGGCAAGGACGAGGACTACATTCGGACTGTGGAACTCAAGACTGCGTCCCTCTTTAAACTTCCCGCCATGCTTTCTTCATTCTCCTCAGGTCAAAGTCAATATCTCGATACCCTTATGGAAGCTGGGAAGGATCTAGGGGTAATCTATCAAGTCATAGACGACTACGTGGACTGCGTAACCCAGGAGAAGGAGAAGTTGGTTGGGAGCGCGAAACAGCTTTATAACTTAACCTCAGGGAAATATGAATCGTTCGTTAGATTAAAATACAGTGAATACAAGACTCACTATGAAGGGCTACTGAACTCGCTCCCTCTCAAAGAGGAATATAGGGACCAACTGATCGCTCTTCCTGATTTTCTAGCGTTCGGTCTGATGGGAGAAGCTGGAATAAAGAATAAAATATTTTAG
- a CDS encoding ATP-grasp domain-containing protein: MTKIAVIHKSQKVTEASKQILLEIKSRGHTAYYIRVSKINSSIGTERGITYSGRKLEIDGAFLRNLGFLTTIEQMIRRVDMLGEVEESGVVTMNRVRSMLLARDKYASISKLNKAGIPVPKTALVEDPFEVMRLTEEWGEVVIKPLVGSLGLGSVKVSDPDIAFRVAKSILSVNQPVYVQKYIKKPNRDIRAFVVGNRLLGSIYRISQENWKTNVAQGALVQAISPADLREIEELSVKATETLRLDYSGVDIVEDLEGGYKVLEVNGAPLWKGFQTATSLNPAKYIVDLILDKVRK; encoded by the coding sequence TTGACTAAGATAGCAGTAATTCATAAATCGCAAAAAGTCACGGAAGCTTCTAAGCAAATTCTGCTCGAAATAAAGTCACGCGGACATACGGCATATTACATTAGGGTCTCAAAAATTAACTCGTCCATCGGCACTGAAAGAGGAATAACTTACTCGGGTAGAAAGCTGGAGATTGACGGAGCCTTTTTGCGGAACTTGGGATTTCTGACCACCATAGAACAGATGATAAGGAGAGTGGACATGTTAGGGGAAGTAGAGGAATCTGGGGTAGTGACCATGAATAGGGTTAGATCAATGCTCCTGGCTAGGGACAAGTACGCAAGCATCTCCAAGTTAAACAAGGCAGGGATACCTGTTCCAAAGACGGCCCTGGTAGAGGATCCCTTTGAAGTTATGAGACTGACTGAGGAGTGGGGCGAAGTTGTGATAAAACCCTTAGTTGGAAGCCTAGGCTTGGGCTCGGTTAAGGTCTCGGACCCGGACATAGCATTTCGCGTTGCTAAGTCCATACTCTCTGTGAATCAACCTGTCTACGTTCAGAAATACATTAAGAAACCAAATCGAGACATTAGAGCCTTCGTTGTTGGAAATAGACTTTTGGGTAGCATTTACAGGATATCCCAGGAGAACTGGAAGACGAATGTAGCTCAGGGAGCCTTGGTTCAGGCCATTTCACCGGCAGACCTGAGGGAAATCGAGGAGTTAAGCGTGAAGGCCACTGAAACCCTGAGGCTCGATTATTCCGGGGTAGACATAGTTGAAGACCTAGAGGGCGGTTACAAGGTTCTAGAGGTCAATGGAGCCCCTCTGTGGAAGGGATTTCAGACCGCAACTTCACTGAACCCGGCAAAATATATTGTGGATCTTATCCTAGATAAGGTAAGGAAATGA
- a CDS encoding SAM-dependent methyltransferase: MNLYGVGVGPGDPELVTMKALRLIRSADIVVVPVSSRRLTLNAVKPYLEGKEVLEFQLPVRRDRSEYLKLLEEVKSYNNVVYVTLGDPGFYSSVYRLAEFAELKEVVPGITSFSWCSSLHKTPISLGKERVLISPGDVDPTLYKADTYVLMKGDTSSSIRCGNGYFTVSIKRLT, from the coding sequence ATGAACCTCTATGGAGTTGGGGTGGGACCTGGCGATCCTGAGCTTGTGACCATGAAGGCCCTAAGACTAATCAGGAGTGCGGACATTGTAGTTGTTCCGGTATCCTCTAGAAGGCTAACCCTAAATGCCGTTAAGCCTTATCTTGAAGGGAAGGAGGTACTTGAGTTTCAACTTCCAGTGAGGCGAGATAGATCAGAGTACCTGAAATTGCTGGAAGAAGTGAAGTCCTACAATAACGTGGTCTACGTAACGTTAGGAGATCCCGGATTTTATAGCTCGGTTTACAGACTTGCGGAGTTCGCAGAACTCAAAGAGGTAGTTCCTGGTATAACCTCCTTCTCATGGTGCTCCTCCTTACACAAGACTCCCATTTCCTTAGGTAAGGAAAGAGTTCTCATCTCGCCTGGAGATGTGGATCCTACCTTATACAAGGCAGACACGTACGTCTTAATGAAGGGAGATACGAGCTCAAGTATAAGGTGCGGTAACGGCTACTTTACGGTCTCCATAAAAAGATTAACCTAA
- a CDS encoding cobalt-precorrin-4/precorrin-4 C(11)-methyltransferase: protein MNPKVTILGVGPGDPELLTMKAMKRLEDCNLVLYTGSLISEEVKDLFKGKESFDTSSMTMEEIIQKVKEGVSDGKRICIAHDGDPSIYGAISEEIALLGKEGIEAEIVPGVSSFQLSASLLGMELTCPGGPQSIIITRLPQRTKYERKMIVERNSTMVIFLSIHLVRQVQEELLRVFPPDFPAAVVYRAGWKDQLVLKGRISDLEDLVRNYKITKTALIIVSECLRYNGHERSDLYFPGFTHSFRKGRSP from the coding sequence GTGAATCCAAAGGTTACTATTCTGGGAGTCGGGCCGGGGGACCCTGAATTACTAACTATGAAGGCAATGAAGAGATTGGAGGACTGTAACCTTGTTCTATACACGGGGTCCCTGATCAGCGAAGAAGTAAAGGACCTATTCAAAGGTAAGGAGAGCTTTGACACTTCGTCAATGACCATGGAGGAGATTATCCAAAAGGTCAAGGAGGGCGTTTCTGATGGTAAGAGGATTTGCATAGCTCACGATGGAGATCCATCTATTTACGGGGCAATAAGTGAGGAGATAGCCTTACTGGGAAAGGAGGGGATAGAGGCTGAGATAGTTCCTGGGGTGAGTTCATTCCAATTATCAGCGTCCCTCCTGGGTATGGAGCTAACATGCCCTGGAGGTCCTCAATCCATTATCATAACCAGGTTACCTCAACGGACAAAATATGAGAGAAAAATGATAGTCGAGAGAAATTCAACCATGGTGATATTCCTTTCCATACATTTGGTCAGACAGGTACAGGAGGAATTGCTTAGGGTTTTCCCACCTGATTTTCCGGCTGCAGTGGTCTATAGGGCCGGATGGAAGGACCAACTGGTCCTTAAGGGGAGGATTTCGGACCTAGAGGACTTGGTAAGGAATTACAAGATTACAAAGACTGCTCTTATAATAGTTAGTGAGTGCTTAAGGTATAATGGGCATGAGAGGAGTGACCTCTACTTCCCAGGCTTCACTCACTCATTCAGGAAAGGTAGATCCCCATGA
- a CDS encoding slipin family protein has product MSLIADAIGLVFLLIIILVFVALSFRIVREWERAVVLRLGRILALKGPGIIFLIPFVDKPLVVDLRVRTVDIPPQTTITRDNVTVSIDAVVYYKVVDPMKAVSMVANYNMAVLNISQTSLRDIIGQMELDEVLSKREEINKKLQEILDSYTEAWGVKVTAVTVRDIKLSPDLLTAIAKQAEAERLRRAKVILSEGERQASTILAEASKSYQTNPMALQLRFLETLSDISQRGGLIVVVPAEKEIYPTLSTSLALVNSLKKTQGINKEGT; this is encoded by the coding sequence ATGTCTTTAATTGCAGATGCGATTGGATTAGTCTTTCTCCTTATTATCATTCTGGTATTCGTAGCACTTTCTTTCAGGATAGTAAGGGAGTGGGAGAGGGCTGTAGTTCTTAGACTGGGAAGGATTCTGGCTTTGAAGGGTCCAGGGATTATTTTCCTCATTCCGTTCGTAGATAAGCCCCTCGTAGTTGATCTTAGGGTTAGAACCGTGGACATTCCTCCACAGACCACCATTACAAGGGATAACGTCACTGTCTCCATAGACGCCGTGGTTTATTACAAGGTGGTTGATCCCATGAAGGCCGTCTCCATGGTTGCAAATTACAACATGGCGGTTCTGAACATATCGCAGACGTCCCTCAGGGATATAATAGGACAAATGGAGCTAGATGAGGTTTTGAGCAAAAGGGAGGAGATCAATAAGAAACTCCAAGAAATCCTCGATTCCTATACGGAGGCCTGGGGGGTTAAGGTCACTGCGGTTACGGTGAGGGACATCAAACTTTCACCCGATCTTCTCACTGCTATAGCTAAGCAGGCCGAGGCCGAGCGACTTAGGAGGGCTAAGGTAATATTGAGTGAAGGTGAGAGGCAGGCATCTACTATCCTGGCTGAAGCTTCTAAATCCTATCAAACGAACCCAATGGCCCTTCAGTTGAGATTTTTGGAGACGCTTTCGGATATTTCACAAAGGGGAGGTTTGATCGTGGTCGTCCCGGCAGAGAAGGAGATTTATCCCACCCTCTCGACCTCTCTGGCGCTGGTAAACAGCCTTAAAAAAACCCAAGGTATTAATAAAGAGGGAACGTGA
- a CDS encoding thermopsin family protease has protein sequence MLSLSLSLLFLIVLFVIVPLGVQAQVGVSFPVGMSFFPLFSTYYTPYVLGVMNLSSLSIGRSFISGQPFQYGNASLQLNAMLNGSYWAQDVMLFHEVNDSTFQVTMVVNFWNLTGPFTTLVLNTTTFEGLGVYCYTGPTFNVKLPVSLGLFMNSSSSLQFGYSVNGESKVFLSLPFPGQFKIGGLSANGLPNDLEMVWGGPGGGSSVDMTASGTQELYFLQEGQMTIVPSALSVGLDTAESAYGVASSPNLENIEAPYANINRGVNSPSVLWPVPPKVEVTQMNYTVIVKLSYDNYTFPGQEVEIRELKGLSLVPVYQGLTNGSGEVVFTNVTQSFYEVYFPGNYSLSSSYALSSPQLNHLISATTSTFNSLVKFLESYNFKKALSSDFNHVKYKGQTSVNYLLLEIIGGLSAGILVSAFAVRKWT, from the coding sequence ATGCTCTCCCTTTCACTGAGTTTATTATTCCTAATAGTTCTGTTCGTTATTGTCCCTCTTGGCGTTCAGGCCCAGGTCGGGGTATCCTTTCCAGTGGGAATGAGCTTCTTTCCGTTGTTCTCAACCTATTACACCCCGTATGTTTTAGGTGTGATGAACCTCTCCTCCCTAAGTATAGGAAGGTCCTTCATATCAGGCCAGCCGTTCCAATATGGGAACGCATCTCTTCAACTGAACGCTATGTTGAATGGATCCTACTGGGCACAGGACGTCATGTTATTTCATGAGGTAAACGACTCAACGTTTCAGGTTACCATGGTGGTCAATTTTTGGAATCTTACGGGCCCCTTTACTACCTTGGTTCTGAACACAACTACCTTTGAGGGACTTGGGGTTTACTGTTACACCGGGCCTACCTTTAACGTGAAGTTGCCAGTCTCCCTGGGACTGTTCATGAATTCCTCCTCTTCCCTGCAGTTCGGTTACTCGGTTAACGGTGAAAGTAAGGTCTTTCTAAGCCTACCTTTTCCAGGACAGTTTAAGATCGGTGGCCTTTCAGCTAACGGACTGCCCAACGACCTGGAGATGGTCTGGGGAGGTCCAGGCGGTGGTAGTTCGGTGGATATGACGGCCTCAGGTACGCAAGAGCTATATTTTCTTCAGGAAGGTCAGATGACCATAGTGCCTTCAGCCCTATCTGTTGGACTGGACACGGCGGAGTCGGCCTATGGTGTTGCGTCTTCTCCCAATCTTGAAAACATAGAGGCACCCTACGCTAACATTAACCGGGGAGTTAATTCACCCTCAGTCCTTTGGCCCGTTCCTCCAAAGGTGGAAGTTACTCAGATGAACTACACCGTAATCGTCAAACTCTCCTATGATAATTACACTTTTCCTGGTCAAGAGGTCGAGATCAGAGAGTTGAAGGGGCTCTCTCTTGTCCCTGTATATCAAGGTTTAACCAATGGAAGCGGAGAGGTAGTGTTCACTAACGTTACGCAGAGCTTTTACGAAGTGTATTTCCCAGGCAATTACTCGCTCTCATCGTCCTATGCTTTGTCCTCTCCGCAGTTAAATCATCTGATATCTGCTACGACCTCCACGTTTAACTCGTTGGTTAAATTCCTAGAGAGCTACAACTTCAAGAAGGCCCTAAGTTCGGATTTCAATCACGTCAAGTACAAAGGGCAAACCTCGGTTAATTACCTCCTCCTGGAGATCATTGGAGGATTAAGTGCTGGCATACTTGTCTCGGCGTTTGCGGTACGAAAGTGGACCTAA